One part of the Rutidosis leptorrhynchoides isolate AG116_Rl617_1_P2 chromosome 1, CSIRO_AGI_Rlap_v1, whole genome shotgun sequence genome encodes these proteins:
- the LOC139888238 gene encoding uncharacterized protein → MAEQQEVFTPLNELDTTHSGRSVICVKVFVKWTQSYFNNPKEIASHDMILIDHEGNKIVGTVKKHMYENTFSQTVLEGKYLRIDNFGVQPYKGPYKLVNHGFKVVFGRLTRATITEEFTPVTFGFNPVSYDDLLKGIFPQTKPIDVVGQINSVQNKKVKVEEDVEQKSTDFIMRDKSSKQVKCTVWGEHADQLAEYVRAHLNDETPRVIMIHNGKLGKFVAGAPQVSNQLFGCCIFTDESIGPIKDFISSLNQNDEYSGNVPKFADKDFGTDRKTAVEEYKVKGVPIVHVEGIRFLSEDGYCVTKAEVKKIFSEMGWFTYACKNCHEKVGNKIMGPGGEWVHYCSTYNGNTTDVFHKLRMTIQVADKSGSATFVVFASQLSKMLKKSIVWLSTKMQSVANPTVVPDDIGILLLKEYVFKVRVSNFNHENDYDAYTIDKVTEDPTVISAIGSELEANMDQNNDLNDTPNAKVPTNNTDGTDVTPSSASLKRKTESNDAGSSGSYKAAKNLETLNIAKMDDICDAEDSEAVD, encoded by the exons ATGGCAGAACAACAAGAAGTGTTTACTCCTTTAAATGAATTGGATACCACTCATTCAGGTAGATCTGTAATCTGTGTGAAAGTGTTTGTGAAGTGGACACAGTCCTACTTCAACAATCCTAAGGAGATAGCTTCACATGACATGATTTTGATTGATCACGAG GGTAACAAAATTGTTGGAACTGTCAAAAAGCACATGTATGAAAACACTTTCAGTCAAACTGTGCTTGAAGGAAAGTACCTGAGGATAGACAATTTTGGGGTGCAGCCCTATAAAGGTCCATACAAGTTGGTTAATCATGGCTTTAAGGTTGTTTTTGGAAGGTTGACCAGGGCAACCATTACAGAAGAATTTACTCCAGTCACTTTTGGCTTTAATCCTGTTAGTTATGATGATCTGCTAAAAGGAATATTCCCTCAAACAAAGCCTATTG ATGTGGTTGGACAAATTAATTCAGTACAAAATAAGAAAGTGAAGGTTGAAGAGGATGTAGAGCAAAAGTCGACAGACTTTATCATGCGTGATAAAAG TAGTAAGCAGGTAAAGTGCACAGTCTGGGGAGAGCATGCGGATCAGTTGGCCGAATATGTAAGAGCACATTTGAACGATGAAACTCCGCGAGTCATCATGATACATAATGGAAAGCTGGgaaaatttgtag CAGGTGCACCTCAAGTATCAAACCAGCTCTTTGGGTGCTGTATTTTTACGGACGAGTCAATTGGCCCAATAAAAGATTTCATCTCAAG cttgaaccaaaatgatgaataTTCTGGGAATGTGCCTAAGTTTGCCGACAAAGATTTTGGAACTGATAGGAAGACTGCCGTGGAGGAATATAAGGTTAAGGGTGTTCCTATTGTACATGTTGAAGGGATAAGGTTTCTAAGTGAG GATGGCTACTGTGTCACTAAGGCTGAAGTTAAAAAAATATTTTCGGAGATGGGATGGTTTACCTATGCCTGTAAAAACTGTCATGAAAAAGTCGGTAATAAGATTATGGGTCCAGGTGGAGAATGGGTACATTATTGCTCAACCTATAATGGAAATACTACTGATGTGTTTCATAA GTTAAGGATGACAATTCAGGTTGCAGATAAGTCTGGTTCTGCAACATTTGTCGTGTTTGCATCACAACTATCTAAAATGTTAAAGAAGAGTATTGTATGGCTGTCCACAAAGATGCAAAGT GTGGCTAATCCAACTGTTGTACCTGATGACATTGGGATACTTTTGTTGAAGGAGTATGTGTTCAAAGTGCGTGTCTCCAATTTTAATCATGAAAATGATTATGATGCCTACACCATTGATAAAGTAACCGAGGATCCTACTGTTATTTCTGCAATTGGTAGTGAGTTGGAAGCGAATATGGACCAAAATAATGACTTGAATGATACACCGAATGCTAAG GTACCCACAAACAACACTGATGGTACTGATGTGACCCCGTCTTCAGCCTCATTGAAGAGGAAAACTGAATCAAATGATGCAGGAAGTTCAGGCTCCTACAAAGCAGCGAAAAATCTTGAAACCTTGAACATAGCAAAGATGGATGACATCTGTGATGCAGAAGACAGTGAGGCAGTTGATTAA